A genomic segment from Mycoplasma sp. 1018B encodes:
- the dnaE gene encoding DNA polymerase III subunit alpha, producing MKTIPQLYNTSVYSFLESIIKIEDLVKKTKDAGLSAVVLTDHNNMFALGQFLQECKKVNIKPVLGVDLDVQDLRFILLAKNYAGFQFINELILKKSMKEVINYDDLNNNNIFIIGHPEIDYSLFEELKISKENNFYLPFREVAGIRNINKFVYLKTNNAFKIEDNEALELLEKLSKNKIKKIENNYFENLSLPAQIIKNIEYILDNCNVIFPEKKLNLANYDNQNDIQAFETFKNLLKNAILQKNHELIKYKNWNLRLKYEVEIIKNARFINYFLIIQDIVNWAKKQNISIGPGRGSAAGSLVSYLLGITNINPLEYDLLFERFLNPGRLSWPDIDIDIQDDRRHEVFNYIKEKYGFEKVALISTFQTIGAKMALRDVARIIDNPLSMVEINKITKTLDANLSLQESYANNRNFRLLIDKYPKLFELALKIEGLPRQYSFHPAGIIIAQNKISNFCPVSLNNDDSFQQVQLTMNHIEDFGLLKIDLLGLKTLTEIANIENFLQPDQYYENLLKNDASLINDKLTFDMLNSGFTKGIFQLESPGMTNTINRVHIDKFNDLFDIISLFRPGPVKYINEYALSKKNMKNMKNIHPLYDVIVEQTYGVIVYQEQIMQIAQQVADFTFIEADFLRKAISKKHEDEILIYKEKFITNAIKKGLKVKQANEIYENIQRFGLYGFNKSHAVSYAFLTMKMAYYKARYPLYYYASLITNSQGSQELISNFAQEAKEMGFTIYSPDIRYSTNKSEIINNILYLPLNLIKGFGNESINKILSDLNINGPFNNNILEILLRLRFAGIKDAALDLLIKANVFRFFGPTKYIEQAALQIKDIYLLFSKNETFKQVQDKLEKAGYLNLDMLDNDFKKYEDIDYETNNEITLLGQSYNIFLTSKYENTFTNRLVTLTPGSEEKTYVVEVVNIKLFRTNKFFTLEVRDSSKSLTFVLSDIYYNHYNNLKKGDVILINAYHKLNNKNPQILNWRSV from the coding sequence ATGAAAACAATTCCCCAACTATATAATACTAGTGTTTATTCTTTCTTAGAATCTATAATTAAAATAGAAGATTTAGTAAAAAAGACAAAAGATGCTGGATTAAGTGCAGTAGTTTTAACAGATCATAACAATATGTTTGCTTTAGGACAATTTTTACAAGAATGTAAAAAAGTTAATATTAAACCTGTTTTAGGCGTTGATTTAGATGTTCAAGATTTACGTTTTATATTGCTTGCAAAAAATTATGCAGGATTTCAATTTATAAATGAATTGATTTTGAAAAAAAGTATGAAAGAAGTTATTAATTACGATGATTTAAATAATAACAATATTTTTATAATAGGTCATCCTGAAATTGATTATTCTTTATTCGAAGAACTAAAAATATCTAAAGAAAATAATTTTTATTTACCATTTAGAGAAGTGGCAGGAATAAGAAATATTAATAAATTTGTTTATTTAAAAACAAATAATGCTTTTAAAATAGAAGATAATGAAGCACTTGAATTACTTGAAAAATTATCAAAAAATAAAATAAAAAAGATAGAAAATAATTACTTTGAAAATTTGTCATTACCTGCTCAAATTATAAAAAATATTGAGTATATTTTAGATAATTGTAATGTTATTTTTCCAGAAAAAAAACTAAATTTAGCTAATTATGATAATCAAAATGATATTCAAGCCTTTGAAACATTTAAAAATTTATTAAAAAATGCAATTTTGCAAAAAAATCATGAATTAATTAAATATAAAAATTGGAATTTAAGATTAAAGTATGAAGTAGAAATTATTAAAAATGCTAGATTTATAAATTATTTTTTAATAATTCAAGATATTGTTAATTGAGCTAAAAAACAAAATATTTCAATTGGTCCAGGAAGAGGAAGTGCAGCTGGATCACTTGTATCTTATTTATTAGGCATAACTAATATTAATCCTTTAGAATATGATTTATTGTTTGAAAGATTTTTAAATCCAGGCCGTTTGAGCTGACCTGATATAGATATTGATATTCAAGATGATCGCAGACATGAAGTTTTTAATTATATAAAAGAAAAATATGGTTTTGAAAAAGTTGCTTTAATATCTACTTTTCAAACTATAGGTGCTAAAATGGCTTTAAGAGATGTAGCAAGAATTATTGATAATCCACTTTCTATGGTCGAAATTAATAAAATTACTAAAACATTAGATGCTAATTTATCTTTACAAGAATCTTATGCAAATAATAGAAATTTCAGACTATTAATTGATAAATATCCAAAATTATTTGAATTAGCTTTAAAAATTGAAGGTTTACCACGACAATATAGCTTTCATCCAGCAGGAATAATAATTGCACAAAACAAAATTTCTAATTTTTGTCCTGTTTCATTAAATAATGATGATTCTTTTCAACAAGTTCAATTAACTATGAATCATATTGAAGATTTTGGATTATTAAAAATAGATTTGTTAGGTTTAAAAACACTAACTGAAATAGCTAATATAGAAAATTTTCTTCAACCTGATCAATATTATGAGAATTTATTAAAAAACGATGCTTCATTAATAAATGATAAATTAACTTTTGATATGTTAAATAGTGGTTTTACAAAAGGAATTTTTCAATTAGAATCTCCTGGTATGACTAATACTATTAATAGAGTGCACATTGATAAATTTAATGATTTATTTGATATTATTTCACTTTTTAGACCTGGTCCAGTTAAATATATTAATGAATATGCCTTATCTAAAAAAAATATGAAAAATATGAAAAATATTCATCCTCTTTATGATGTTATAGTTGAACAAACATATGGAGTAATAGTATATCAAGAACAAATTATGCAAATTGCCCAACAAGTAGCTGATTTTACATTTATTGAAGCTGATTTTTTAAGAAAAGCAATTAGTAAAAAACACGAAGATGAAATTTTAATTTATAAAGAAAAATTTATAACTAATGCAATTAAAAAAGGTTTAAAAGTTAAACAGGCTAATGAAATTTATGAAAATATACAACGTTTTGGTCTATATGGGTTTAACAAAAGTCATGCTGTTAGTTATGCTTTTTTAACTATGAAAATGGCATATTATAAAGCTAGATATCCTTTATATTATTATGCTTCTTTAATAACTAATTCTCAAGGTTCGCAAGAACTTATAAGTAATTTCGCACAGGAAGCAAAAGAAATGGGTTTTACTATTTATTCGCCTGATATTAGATATTCCACAAATAAAAGTGAAATAATAAATAATATTTTATATTTACCACTAAATTTAATTAAAGGATTTGGTAATGAAAGTATAAATAAAATTCTTTCCGATTTAAATATCAATGGTCCTTTTAATAATAATATTTTAGAAATCTTATTAAGATTAAGATTTGCAGGAATTAAAGATGCTGCCTTGGATTTATTAATTAAAGCTAATGTTTTTAGATTTTTTGGTCCAACTAAATATATTGAACAAGCAGCTTTACAAATAAAAGATATCTATTTATTATTTTCTAAAAATGAAACTTTTAAACAAGTACAAGATAAACTAGAAAAAGCTGGTTATTTAAATTTAGATATGTTAGACAATGATTTTAAAAAATATGAAGATATTGATTATGAAACAAATAATGAAATCACATTATTAGGACAATCTTACAACATATTTTTAACTTCAAAATATGAAAATACTTTTACCAATCGTTTGGTAACTTTAACACCCGGTTCAGAAGAAAAAACATATGTAGTTGAAGTAGTTAATATTAAATTATTTAGGACCAATAAATTTTTTACTTTAGAAGTAAGAGATAGTAGTAAATCTTTAACATTTGTTTTATCAGATATTTATTACAATCATTATAATAATCTAAAAAAAGGTGATGTCATTTTAATAAATGCTTATCATAAATTAAATAATAAAAATCCTCAGATTCTCAATTGAAGGAGCGTTTAG